One segment of Cetobacterium sp. NK01 DNA contains the following:
- a CDS encoding GEVED domain-containing protein, producing the protein MKLKYKDHIKNLIFILVFFINSLMLIAGQSLLDGKSVERSSSKELFDYGDAPDTGNGNGNGDYKTLGTSGARHKKVFEGPYFGERVDYESEEDIIPLGINADADDKNQSNYYLGNSSGDDEDGIISVNGIIYTNGPIYLREGASKQDKKKNIIKIKVKGVRKESPAKVKIWLDGSNNGNINSTFDNGEYIYDQKIDSSGEIDIDFYLPKLDKERTYLRMRIASTKKSNDVLNQAGGTEEDGEVEDYAVIIETVKGEIEKTGKISTTDATLVNYTVTLKNTGNVLIPLNTLKDTILTEDREYIVSTSGSYRYDSSIDTNDKTGTYAYASGVISFNGLPASIAAGEIVTLSYDVKIDSSKYTPTNPNITNTVSILIDNKDEKAESTVELAKVNKGTISKVGKISTTDATLVNYTVTLKNTGNVLIPLNTLKDTILTEDREYIVSTSGSYRYDSSIDTNDKTGTYTYASGVISFNGLPASIVAGEIVTLSYDVKIDSSKYTPTNPNITNTVSILIDNKDEKAESTVELAKVNKGTISKVGKISTTDATLVNYTVTLKNTGNVLIPLNTLKDTILTEDREYIVSTSGSYRYDSSIDTNDKTGTYAYASGVISFNGLPASIAAGEIVTLSYDVKIDSSKYTPTNPNITNTVSILIDNKDEKAESTVELAKVNKGTISKVGKISTTDATLVNYTVTLKNTGNVLIPLNTLKDTILTEDREYIVSTSGSYRYDSSIDTNDKTGTYAYASGVISFNGLPASIVAGEIVTLSYDVKIDSSKYTPTNPNITNTVSILIDNKDEKAESTVELAKVNKGTISKVGKISTTDATLVNYTVTLKNTGNVLIPLNTLKDTILTEDREYIVSTSGSYRYDSSIDTNDKTGTYTYASGVISFNGLPASIAAGEIVTLSYDVKIDSSKYTPTNPNITNTVSILIDNKDEKAESTVELAKVNKGTISKVGKISTTDATLVNYTVTLKNTGNVLIPLNTLKDTILTEDREYIVSTSGSYRYDSSIDTNDKTGTYAYASGVISFNGLPASIVAGEIVTLSYDVKIDSSKYTPTNPNITNTVSILIDNKDEKAESTVELAKVNKGTISKVGKISTTDATLVNYTVTLYIL; encoded by the coding sequence ATGAAGTTAAAGTATAAAGATCATATAAAAAATTTGATATTTATATTAGTATTTTTTATAAATAGCTTAATGTTGATAGCAGGGCAATCTCTATTAGATGGAAAATCGGTTGAACGAAGTTCTTCAAAAGAACTATTTGATTATGGAGATGCACCAGATACTGGAAATGGGAATGGAAATGGAGATTACAAAACATTAGGAACTTCAGGTGCAAGACATAAAAAAGTATTTGAAGGTCCATATTTTGGAGAAAGAGTTGATTATGAGAGTGAAGAGGATATAATACCTTTAGGTATTAATGCAGACGCAGATGATAAAAATCAAAGTAACTATTATTTAGGAAATTCTAGTGGTGATGATGAAGATGGTATTATATCAGTGAATGGAATTATTTATACAAATGGCCCAATATATTTAAGAGAAGGAGCTTCTAAACAAGATAAAAAGAAAAATATAATTAAAATTAAAGTAAAAGGTGTAAGAAAAGAATCGCCAGCAAAAGTAAAAATATGGCTTGATGGATCTAACAATGGTAATATAAATTCTACGTTTGATAATGGAGAATATATTTATGATCAAAAAATAGATAGTTCAGGAGAAATAGATATAGATTTTTATTTACCAAAATTAGATAAAGAAAGAACATACTTAAGAATGAGAATAGCGAGTACTAAAAAAAGTAATGATGTTTTAAATCAAGCAGGGGGAACAGAAGAGGATGGAGAAGTTGAAGACTATGCAGTAATAATAGAAACGGTAAAAGGAGAAATAGAAAAGACAGGAAAAATCTCAACAACTGATGCAACTTTAGTAAACTATACAGTAACATTAAAAAATACTGGAAATGTATTGATACCATTAAATACATTAAAAGATACAATATTGACTGAAGATAGAGAATATATAGTATCAACATCAGGAAGTTATAGATATGATTCATCAATAGATACCAATGATAAAACAGGAACATATGCATACGCATCAGGAGTAATATCATTTAATGGTTTACCAGCATCAATAGCAGCAGGTGAAATAGTGACATTAAGCTATGATGTAAAGATAGATAGTTCGAAGTATACTCCAACAAATCCAAACATAACAAATACGGTTAGTATATTGATAGATAACAAGGATGAGAAAGCAGAATCAACGGTAGAGCTAGCAAAAGTAAATAAAGGAACAATCTCAAAAGTTGGAAAAATCTCAACAACTGATGCAACTTTAGTAAACTATACAGTAACATTAAAAAATACTGGAAATGTATTGATACCATTAAATACATTAAAAGATACAATATTGACTGAAGATAGAGAATATATAGTATCAACATCAGGAAGTTATAGATATGATTCATCAATAGATACCAATGATAAAACAGGAACATATACATATGCATCAGGAGTAATATCATTTAATGGTTTACCAGCATCAATAGTAGCAGGTGAAATAGTGACATTAAGCTATGATGTAAAGATAGATAGTTCGAAGTATACTCCAACAAATCCAAACATAACAAATACGGTTAGTATATTGATAGATAACAAGGATGAGAAAGCAGAATCAACGGTAGAGCTAGCAAAAGTAAATAAAGGAACAATCTCAAAAGTTGGAAAAATCTCAACAACTGATGCAACTTTAGTAAACTATACAGTAACATTAAAAAATACTGGAAATGTATTGATACCATTAAATACATTAAAAGATACAATATTGACTGAAGATAGAGAATATATAGTATCAACATCAGGAAGTTATAGATATGATTCATCAATAGATACCAATGATAAAACAGGAACATATGCATACGCATCAGGAGTAATATCATTTAATGGTTTACCAGCATCAATAGCAGCAGGTGAAATAGTGACATTAAGCTATGATGTAAAGATAGATAGTTCGAAGTATACTCCAACAAATCCAAACATAACAAATACGGTTAGTATATTGATAGATAACAAGGATGAGAAAGCAGAATCAACGGTAGAGCTAGCAAAAGTAAATAAAGGAACAATCTCAAAAGTTGGAAAAATCTCAACAACTGATGCAACTTTAGTAAACTATACAGTAACATTAAAAAATACTGGAAATGTATTGATACCATTAAATACATTAAAAGATACAATATTGACTGAAGATAGAGAATATATAGTATCAACATCAGGAAGTTATAGATATGATTCATCAATAGATACCAATGATAAAACAGGAACATATGCATACGCATCAGGAGTAATATCATTTAATGGTTTACCAGCATCAATAGTAGCAGGTGAAATAGTGACATTAAGCTATGATGTAAAGATAGATAGTTCGAAGTATACTCCAACAAATCCAAACATAACAAATACGGTTAGTATATTGATAGATAACAAGGATGAGAAAGCAGAATCAACGGTAGAGCTAGCAAAAGTAAATAAAGGAACAATCTCAAAAGTTGGAAAAATCTCAACAACTGATGCAACTTTAGTAAACTATACAGTAACATTAAAAAATACTGGAAATGTATTGATACCATTAAATACATTAAAAGATACAATATTGACTGAAGATAGAGAATATATAGTATCAACATCAGGAAGTTATAGATATGATTCATCAATAGATACCAATGATAAAACAGGAACATATACATATGCATCAGGAGTAATATCATTTAATGGTTTACCAGCATCAATAGCAGCAGGTGAAATAGTGACATTAAGCTATGATGTAAAGATAGATAGTTCGAAGTATACTCCAACAAATCCAAACATAACAAATACGGTTAGTATATTGATAGATAACAAGGATGAGAAAGCAGAATCAACGGTAGAGCTAGCAAAAGTAAATAAAGGAACAATCTCAAAAGTTGGAAAAATCTCAACAACTGATGCAACTTTAGTAAACTATACAGTAACATTAAAAAATACTGGAAATGTATTGATACCATTAAATACATTAAAAGATACAATATTGACTGAAGATAGAGAATATATAGTATCAACATCAGGAAGTTATAGATATGATTCATCAATAGATACCAATGATAAAACAGGAACATATGCATATGCATCAGGAGTAATATCATTTAATGGTTTACCAGCATCAATAGTAGCAGGTGAAATAGTGACATTAAGCTATGATGTAAAGATAGATAGTTCGAAGTATACTCCAACAAATCCAAACATAACAAATACGGTTAGTATATTGATAGATAACAAGGATGAGAAAGCAGAATCAACGGTAGAGCTAGCAAAAGTAAATAAAGGAACAATCTCAAAAGTTGGAAAAATCTCAACAACTGATGCAACTTTAGTAAACTATACAGTAACATTATATATACTGTAA